One window from the genome of Entelurus aequoreus isolate RoL-2023_Sb linkage group LG04, RoL_Eaeq_v1.1, whole genome shotgun sequence encodes:
- the LOC133648882 gene encoding storkhead-box protein 2-like isoform X3 — translation MSPISQSQFIPLGEVLLLAISAMNSTHKPVTQEALTEHLQTCFPGVPTPTEEVLRHTLNMLVRERKIYPTTDGYFVVTPQTYFITPSLIRTSSKWYHLDERSTDRHQQQQHQNQQTQCTSPLSGTITPSTSGGIRDRIHSKSHQNHSGGGGVVDSFHNNTYRGDDPPSHHTTLQHRSSKDPREAYSSPHSPQSPPQLAGGNTEKCRTTLGFPFKTDTLTKHRGGGGSGGGTSELEKQTGSGTGSRKFGLKLFRLSFKKDKAKQLATFSAQFPPEEWPLRDEESPSQLPRHIEMEIIRRINPDLTVENLARHTAVMKRLEEERAQRSKASSANHSSRSRRSGGRHRKPSQTKLSRSHSKIRVTRGEHSEGSHLELTDKDYRAYSSSLARSPREHALAMERQRTRLHLAHSNPNILDSSHLPVTPEWDVSGELAKRRTEMPFPEPSHGPSAHHSKVHRSHSHTQERKSRNERSDKAKERSRSMENSKGPLGAGLIGPPSYYDDRNRYYTDDGTLRANQSSCHYPRATPPLVKTSGESLGLDGGRSLEKCKSRDSLPAYSPKPQHNSVPPDGYFQCSGSSEAALIAPSTLGTLGRNSQDGLKLGSTDWQTERQTPHPPENKEDLSKVGPKGGSLPPIPLSMPDPPVSNGRPPHSASCGQEKCKEIFSKDTLFKPPPGLPLPGYSSLRKTPVLTSSNLSSSCDALDSQEAYDAPKPLVATPSASIQGSEPTTSAAEVSFDYYNVSDDDELEEGGTKSRGEDGKTGGGIVGRGGAGAGTMQWLLEREKERDLQRRFERTLTFPGAKENLPETSHNQQSAHSARLDSMDSSSVTVDSGFNSPRTRESLASNTSSIVESNRRQNLALSPGHLGITNSNGPPFSFRAIPEPAGSQTEKLQKPNACLASITSV, via the exons ATGTCCCCTATTAGCCAATCGCAGTTCATCCCTCTGGGAGAAGTATTGCTATTGGCTATCTCTGCTATGAACTCAACCCATAAGCCTGTCACCCAGGAGGCCCTAACTGAACACCTGCAGACATGTTTTCCAG GTGTTCCCACCCCAACGGAGGAGGTCCTGCGCCACACACTAAATATGTTGGTTCGTGAACGCAAGATTTACCCAACAACTGATGGATATTTTGTTGTAACTCCCCAAACTTACTTCATCACTCCAAGCTTAATACGAACCAGTTCCAAGTGGTACCACTTAGATGAGCGTTCGACTGATCGGCACCAACAGCAGCAACATCAGAATCAGCAGACACAGTGCACCTCCCCACTCTCTGGCACCATCACTCCATCCACTTCTGGTGGCATACGAGATAGAATACACTCAAAATCCCACCAGAACCACAGTGGGGGTGGTGGAGTCGTGGATTCCTTTCACAACAACACTTATCGTGGAGACGACCCCCCCAGTCACCACACCACTCTGCAACACAGATCCTCCAAAGACCCCAGGGAGGCATATTCGTCTCCGCATTCTCCACAGTCACCTCCTCAGCTAGCAGGAGGCAACACAGAAAAGTGCCGCACCACCCTCGGGTTCCCCTTCAAGACGGACACGCTTACAAAGCATCGTGGTGGAGGAGGGAGTGGAGGGGGGACAAGTGAGCTAGAGAAGCAAACAGGTAGTGGTACAGGGAGTCGAAAGTTTGGTTTGAAGCTGTTCCGACTCAGCTTTAAGAAAGACAAAGCCAAGCAGTTGGCCACCTTCTCTGCACAGTTCCCCCCTGAGGAGTGGCCTCTCCGTGATGAAGAGTCACCCAGCCAGCTCCCACGTCATATAGAGATGGAAATTATCCGCAGAATCAACCCTGATCTCACAGTAGAAAACCTTGCTCGGCACACAGCAGTCATGAAGCGTCTTGAAGAAGAGCGTGCCCAAAGGAGCAAAGCATCATCAGCCAACCACAGTTCAAGAAGCAGAAGAAGTGGAGGCAGACATCGGAAGCCGTCTCAGACCAAACTTAGTCGCTCACATAGCAAGATAAGGGTTACTCGTGGTGAGCATAGTGAAGGTTCCCATTTGGAACTCACTGACAAGGACTATAGAGCCTACTCATCATCACTGGCTCGGTCACCAAGGGAACATGCCTTGGCCATGGAGCGACAGCGGACACGCCTTCATCTGGCACACAGCAACCCCAACATTCTCGACTCCTCCCATCTACCTGTCACACCAGAATGGGATGTGTCTGGAGAGCTCGCCAAACGGCGGACAGAAATGCCTTTCCCTGAGCCAAGCCATGGCCCATCAGCACACCACTCAAAAGTCCATCGTTCACACTCTCATACACAGGAGAGGAAGTCTCGTAATGAACGCAGCGATAAAGCCAAGGAACGTTCCAGATCAATGGAAAATTCAAAAGGACCACTTGGAGCTGGCTTAATTGGACCACCAAGTTACTATGATGATCGTAATCGATACTATACCGATGACGGAACTTTACGAGCCAACCAGAGCTCTTGCCACTACCCTCGCGCCACTCCCCCCTTGGTTAAGACGTCTGGGGAATCACTAGGGTTAGATGGTGGCAGGAGTTTAGAGAAATGTAAGAGTCGGGACAGTCTGCCAGCTTACTCTCCTAAACCACAGCACAACTCGGTCCCTCCTGATGGCTACTTCCAGTGTTCCGGTTCTTCTGAGGCTGCACTCATAGCCCCAAGTACACTAGGAACTCTTGGCAGAAATAGCCAAGATGGTTTAAAACTGGGCAGCACTGACTGGCAAACAGAAAGACAGACACCACATCCTCCAGAAAATAAGGAGGACTTGTCAAAGGTGGGCCCTAAAGGTGGCAGCCTGCCTCCAATACCTCTCTCAATGCCAGATCCCCCTGTTTCGAATGGACGACCTCCCCACAGTGCCTCCTGTGGTCAAGAAAAATGTAAAGAGATCTTTAGTAAAGACACACTTTTCAAGCCCCCTCCTGGCCTTCCTTTGCCAGGATACAGCTCCTTGAGGAAAACCCCTGTCCTTACTTCCTCCAATCTGTCCTCATCCTGCGATGCACTTGATTCCCAGGAGGCTTATGATGCCCCCAAACCTCTGGTTGCAACACCTTCTGCTTCCATACAGGGAAGCGAACCCACAACCAGTGCTGCAGAGGTCTCGTTTGACTATTACAATGTTTCGGATGACGATGAACTTGAGGAAGGAGGAACTAAAAGTAGGGGAGAGGATGGGAAAACTGGAGGAGGAATTGTTGGACGGGGAGGGGCTGGAGCAGGTACCATGCAGTGGCTATTGGAGAGAGAAAAGGAAAGGGATCTACAGAGAAGGTTTGAAAGAACCCTCACATTCCCTGGTGCTAAAGAGAACCTTCCAGAAACCAGTCATAATCAGCAGTCTGCCCACTCTGCCAGACTGGACAGTATGGACTCAAGCTCGGTTACTGTTGACAGCGGATTCAACTCACCAAG AACGAGGGAGAGCCTGGCGTCAAACACCTCCTCCATAGTGGAGAGTAATCGTCGGCAGAATTTGGCTCTCAGTCCAGGCCACCTAGGCATTACAAACAGCAATGGCCCTCCTTTCTCATTCCGCGCCATACCTGAACCAGCTGGGAGCCAAACGGAGAAACTCCAAAAGCCCAACGCCTGCCTTGCATCAATCACCAGCGTCTAG